The following is a genomic window from Amycolatopsis australiensis.
GCACCCGTACACCTCGATGACCGCCCCGGCGCCGACCCGGCTGGTCACCGGCGCCGCCGGCAGCCGGATCACCCTCGACGGCGTCGGTGCCGTCGTGGACGGGATGGCGTCGTGGTGGTCGGCCATCCACGGCTACCGGCACCCGGCGCTCGACGACGCGGCACGCCGCCAGCTCGGCAAGATGGCGCACGTGATGTTCGGCGGCCTCACCCACGAGCCTGCCGTCGAGCTGGCCGCGCGGCTGGTCGAGCTCACCCCCGCCGGCCTCGAGCACGTCTTCCTCGCCGACTCCGGGTCGGTGAGCGTCGAGGTGGCGATGAAGATGGCGATGCAGTACCAGCGCGGCGCCGGCCGTCCCGAGCGGTCCCGGTTCCTCACGGTCCGGGGCGGCTACCACGGGGACACGTTCGACTGCATGAGCGTCTGCGATCCCGAGGGTGGCATGCACACGATGTGGTCCGGCGTGCTGCCACAGCAGGTGTTCGGCGAGCGTCCGCCGCGGCTCGACGAGGACGTCGACGCCTGGGCCGCGGGGTTCCGCACGCTCGCGGCCGAGCACGCCGGGCGGCTCGCGGGGCTGATCGTGGAGCCGCTGCTGCAGGGCGCCGGCGGCATGCACCCCTACTCCGCGCGCTGCCTGCCGGTGTTCCGCGAGGTCGCCGACGAGCACGGCCTGGTGCTGATCTTCGACGAGATCGCCACCGGGTTCGGCCGCACCGGAACCCTGTTCGCCGCCGAAGCCGCCGACGTGGTGCCGGACGTGCTGTGCGTCGGGAAGGCCCTCACGGGCGGCTATCTGTCGCTGGCCGCCGTGCTGGCGACGACGGACGTCGCGCGCGGGTTGTCCGCGAGCGAGTCCGGTGTTCTCATGCACGGCCCCACGTTCATGGGAAACCCGCTGGCCTGCGCGGTCGCGTCGGCGAGCCTCGACCTGCTGTCCACAGGGGACTGGGCGGCCGACGTGCGCCGGATCAACACGGGATTGCAGGCACTGCACGAAATCGAGGCCGCCGATGTGCGCGTGCTCGGTGCGGTGGGCGTGGTCCAGCTCGACCACGAGGTCGACGTCGTCAAGGCCACGGAAGCGGCGCTGGCGCACGGCGTGTGGCTGCGCCCGTTCCGCGACCTGATCTACACGATGCCGCCGTACGTGTGCACCGACGACGACGTCGCCCGGGTCTGCGGGGCGATCGCGGCCGCGGCGGCGGTCGCATGAGCGGCTGGGCGGAGTGGTTCGCGGCGCAGCGGGCCGCGCGGGAGACGGCCGGCCTCCAGCGCGCGCTGCGGCCGCGGGCGGCCGGCGACGACCTGATCGACCTGGCCAACAACGACTACCTGGGCTTGAGCGGCCGCCCCGAGGTCCGGCGGGCGGCGGCCGGCGCCGCCCTCCGGTGGGGTGCCGGCGCGGGTGCGTCCCGCCTGGTCACCGGCACGACGACGCTGCACGCGGAACTGGAGCGTGAACTGGCCGGGTTCACCGGCCGCCCGGCCGCGCTGGTGTTCTCGACCGGCTACCACGCCAACCTCTCGGCGGTGTCCGCGCTGGCGGACCGGGAGACGCTGATCGTGTCGGACGCGCATGTCCACGCCTCCCTGATCGACGCCGCGCGGCTGTCCCGGGCGACGATCCGCGTGGTCGCCCACAACGACGTCGCCGCGGTCCGTGACGCGCTGTCCGCGGCGGGCGGCCGGCGCGCGCTGGTGCTCACCGAGTCGGTCTTCTCGGTGCTCGGTGACGCCGCACCGGTGGACGACCTCGCCGCGGCGTGCGCCGAGCACGACGCCCTGCTCGTCGTCGACGAGGCACACGGGCTCGGCGTGCTCGGCGACGGCGGCCGCGGCCTGCTGCACAGCCGCGGTCTCGGCGGCCACCCGAACGTGGTGATGACCGCGACGCTGTCCAAGTCGTTCGGCGCCATGGGCGGCGCGGTCCTCGGCTCACCGGCGCTGATCGACCACCTCGTCAACCGCGCGCGGCCGTTCATCTTCGACACGGGCCTGGCGCCGGCGGCCACCGCGGGAGCGCTCGCGGCGCTGCGCGTGCTGCGGGCCGAGCCCGGCCTGCCGGC
Proteins encoded in this region:
- a CDS encoding adenosylmethionine--8-amino-7-oxononanoate transaminase, translating into MTPDQLLAFDREHLWHPYTSMTAPAPTRLVTGAAGSRITLDGVGAVVDGMASWWSAIHGYRHPALDDAARRQLGKMAHVMFGGLTHEPAVELAARLVELTPAGLEHVFLADSGSVSVEVAMKMAMQYQRGAGRPERSRFLTVRGGYHGDTFDCMSVCDPEGGMHTMWSGVLPQQVFGERPPRLDEDVDAWAAGFRTLAAEHAGRLAGLIVEPLLQGAGGMHPYSARCLPVFREVADEHGLVLIFDEIATGFGRTGTLFAAEAADVVPDVLCVGKALTGGYLSLAAVLATTDVARGLSASESGVLMHGPTFMGNPLACAVASASLDLLSTGDWAADVRRINTGLQALHEIEAADVRVLGAVGVVQLDHEVDVVKATEAALAHGVWLRPFRDLIYTMPPYVCTDDDVARVCGAIAAAAAVA
- a CDS encoding 8-amino-7-oxononanoate synthase, yielding MSGWAEWFAAQRAARETAGLQRALRPRAAGDDLIDLANNDYLGLSGRPEVRRAAAGAALRWGAGAGASRLVTGTTTLHAELERELAGFTGRPAALVFSTGYHANLSAVSALADRETLIVSDAHVHASLIDAARLSRATIRVVAHNDVAAVRDALSAAGGRRALVLTESVFSVLGDAAPVDDLAAACAEHDALLVVDEAHGLGVLGDGGRGLLHSRGLGGHPNVVMTATLSKSFGAMGGAVLGSPALIDHLVNRARPFIFDTGLAPAATAGALAALRVLRAEPGLPARIHERGAALADRLGVPRSAGAVLSVPMPSPQRAVAAQAEALAAGVRVGCFRPPSVPDGISRLRITTHVGLDDARWAHAVDVVARVVESRPALV